A part of Methanohalobium evestigatum Z-7303 genomic DNA contains:
- a CDS encoding V-type ATP synthase subunit C — MHLFSKLRRKSGGENLRTSNYSYVTARVRAMKSKLLPADTYSKFLNMGIDEITRTIEELEYKQDIDVLARQYSGADLIEHALNRNLAVTFTKVLNMAEGEPNYLLSKYLKRYDVWSLKTILRGKHYNASPNKIEENIISAGKYSFDFLSDLANKDSYTDVISTLENTEYYPILKQYDGTNLSDIENELEKEYYKDLFISVSKLKSKNSRIFSEFVGTEIDIKNLRTLFRLKMSGIEPEETRKLMIEGGHRVKMKDIESLLPLSFDEFLSAVDKYSYWYNFSDVVSSEMESLIDLETQLLKQNVKFASSISHVYPLSIVPIMDYILNKKIEVDNLRIIIRGKSAGLDKEVIRKQLVI; from the coding sequence ATGCATCTTTTTTCAAAACTAAGACGTAAAAGTGGAGGAGAAAACCTTCGGACTTCTAATTATTCGTACGTTACTGCACGCGTTCGTGCAATGAAAAGCAAGCTTTTACCAGCTGATACATATTCCAAATTTTTGAATATGGGCATTGATGAAATCACCAGAACAATTGAAGAGTTGGAATACAAACAGGATATTGATGTACTGGCAAGACAGTATAGTGGTGCAGATTTAATAGAACATGCACTTAACCGTAATCTTGCAGTAACATTTACAAAAGTATTGAATATGGCCGAAGGGGAACCAAACTACCTTTTAAGCAAATACCTAAAAAGATATGATGTATGGAGTCTCAAAACAATACTGCGTGGAAAACATTATAATGCGTCTCCTAATAAAATCGAGGAAAATATAATTTCAGCTGGTAAATACAGTTTTGACTTTTTATCAGATCTTGCAAACAAAGATTCTTATACTGATGTTATATCAACATTAGAAAATACAGAATATTATCCCATATTAAAACAGTATGATGGAACCAATTTATCTGATATTGAAAATGAACTTGAAAAAGAATACTATAAAGACCTTTTCATATCAGTATCTAAACTTAAATCTAAAAATAGTCGAATTTTTTCAGAGTTTGTTGGAACTGAAATTGATATTAAAAACCTTAGGACACTGTTCAGGTTGAAAATGTCAGGCATAGAACCTGAAGAAACCAGGAAACTGATGATTGAAGGTGGACATAGAGTTAAAATGAAAGACATAGAGAGTCTATTGCCACTTTCGTTTGATGAATTTTTAAGTGCAGTTGATAAGTATTCGTACTGGTACAATTTCTCGGATGTAGTAAGTTCTGAGATGGAATCTTTGATAGACCTGGAAACTCAACTTCTAAAACAAAATGTGAAATTTGCATCCAGTATATCACATGTTTATCCACTATCAATAGTTCCAATCATGGATTACATATTGAATAAGAAAATAGAAGTTGATAACCTCAGGATAATTATTCGGGGTAAATCAGCAGGTCTTGATAAGGAAGTAATCAGAAAACAGTTGGTGATTTGA
- a CDS encoding radical SAM protein, which translates to MRVYDRSTIKVNATTKNNRVVLDAEGTFSPVVKPILTHINNVFGEEKPVSADEDRIIFSTWLPPIPSSIFGRVVSSQIGSVFKRRIPDQFSIGITMKCPNNCIHCGAADVVANPELSLDEINNAVTQSIDLGSYLISFDGGETMLRKDLEDMVENVDKERAIATVFTSGYGLTEQRAQSLKNAGLYAVRVSFDSPFEDEHDKVRGRDGAYQDAISAVKNAKSANLLTDMFVVVSPDNIDNLKEFYDLAVDLGVDEISLYEIVAVGRWLHQEDQILNDSDVSRLETFQKNMNAKSEGPRVTAFPYIMGPKQFGCFAGRRWIHVTSAGDVLPCAYTPLSFGNIREDNLKDIWKRMGKHSAYKNHADYCMMRNPEFRKKYIHTLPDDVQMPYRMDKN; encoded by the coding sequence ATGCGAGTCTACGACAGGTCAACAATTAAAGTAAATGCAACTACCAAAAACAATAGAGTTGTGCTTGATGCAGAAGGTACTTTTTCTCCGGTAGTTAAACCTATATTAACACATATTAACAATGTATTCGGGGAAGAAAAACCTGTATCTGCTGATGAAGACAGGATAATTTTTTCAACATGGCTCCCTCCGATACCCAGCAGTATATTTGGCAGGGTTGTTAGTTCACAGATAGGGTCTGTTTTTAAAAGACGGATTCCAGACCAGTTTTCAATAGGAATCACTATGAAATGCCCTAACAACTGCATACATTGTGGGGCAGCAGATGTAGTTGCAAATCCTGAATTATCGCTGGATGAAATAAATAATGCTGTAACCCAATCTATAGACCTTGGGTCTTATCTAATTTCTTTTGATGGCGGAGAAACCATGCTTCGAAAAGACCTTGAAGATATGGTGGAAAATGTTGATAAAGAACGTGCGATAGCGACTGTCTTTACTTCGGGTTATGGTTTGACCGAACAGAGAGCGCAGAGCCTTAAAAATGCTGGACTGTACGCAGTAAGGGTAAGTTTTGATAGTCCGTTTGAAGATGAACATGATAAAGTTCGCGGTAGAGACGGTGCTTATCAGGATGCTATAAGTGCTGTAAAAAATGCCAAATCAGCAAATTTACTTACCGATATGTTTGTTGTAGTGTCACCGGATAATATAGACAATCTCAAAGAATTTTACGACCTTGCGGTTGATCTTGGTGTGGACGAAATATCACTTTATGAAATAGTGGCTGTAGGGAGATGGCTCCACCAGGAAGACCAGATTTTGAATGATAGTGATGTATCACGTCTTGAAACATTCCAGAAAAATATGAATGCAAAATCAGAAGGTCCAAGGGTTACAGCATTCCCCTATATTATGGGTCCAAAACAGTTTGGTTGTTTTGCAGGAAGGCGGTGGATACATGTAACATCTGCTGGGGATGTTTTGCCCTGTGCGTATACACCGCTTTCATTTGGAAATATACGTGAGGACAATTTGAAAGATATATGGAAACGTATGGGTAAACATTCAGCATATAAGAACCATGCTGATTACTGCATGATGAGAAATCCTGAATTCAGGAAAAAGTATATTCATACATTACCTGATGATGTACAGATGCCTTACAGGATGGATAAAAATTAA
- a CDS encoding V-type ATP synthase subunit F produces the protein MELSVVGNGEFVTGFRLAGIRKIHEVSDENLESAVKEVIKDPEVGILVMHDDDFNKLPQNLRDKLNESVEPTVVTLGGTGQSSNLREKIKQSVGVDLWK, from the coding sequence ATGGAACTATCCGTTGTAGGTAATGGTGAGTTTGTGACAGGGTTCAGGCTGGCTGGTATCAGAAAGATACATGAAGTCAGTGATGAAAACCTTGAATCTGCAGTAAAAGAAGTAATAAAAGACCCTGAAGTAGGTATTTTAGTAATGCATGATGATGATTTTAATAAATTACCTCAAAATTTGAGAGACAAACTCAATGAATCAGTAGAACCAACAGTAGTAACACTTGGTGGTACTGGTCAAAGTTCTAATTTAAGAGAAAAAATAAAACAATCGGTAGGTGTCGACTTGTGGAAGTAA
- a CDS encoding TRAM domain-containing protein translates to MFDRNESIAPVQSGEMYDVEIENIASKGDGIARVNGFVIFVPDTSVGDEVTIKVTKVMQKFAFAELAA, encoded by the coding sequence TTGTTTGACAGAAATGAATCAATTGCTCCAGTACAGTCTGGAGAAATGTATGATGTAGAAATAGAAAATATTGCAAGTAAAGGCGATGGAATTGCCAGAGTAAATGGATTTGTTATTTTTGTACCGGATACCTCAGTCGGTGATGAAGTAACAATTAAAGTTACCAAAGTGATGCAAAAGTTTGCATTTGCAGAATTAGCCGCATAA
- a CDS encoding V-type ATP synthase subunit E, giving the protein MGLETVVNDIMDVAHAEAAQKKEEADTEAAQIIEDAKEKAKKIKGDRLAETEAKIERLRRQEISSANLEVKRVKLNARKEILDEVYNKAVDSVSNLSPSKNEELLKSLIDKYEQHGTRVYSNKESEEIVKKLSSLEYAGNIDCIGGIVIENSDGSVRLNYTYDTILKSVYDQSLKQISDILFG; this is encoded by the coding sequence ATGGGTCTGGAAACAGTAGTAAACGATATAATGGATGTTGCACATGCCGAAGCGGCCCAAAAGAAAGAAGAAGCTGATACTGAGGCAGCTCAAATAATCGAAGATGCCAAGGAAAAAGCAAAAAAAATCAAGGGTGACCGGCTCGCAGAAACAGAAGCAAAAATTGAGCGTCTAAGGAGACAGGAAATTTCCAGTGCGAATCTGGAAGTTAAACGTGTCAAACTTAACGCACGTAAGGAAATACTCGATGAAGTATATAACAAAGCAGTTGATTCAGTTTCAAACTTATCACCATCAAAGAATGAAGAATTGCTAAAATCTCTCATAGACAAATATGAGCAACACGGTACCAGGGTATATTCAAATAAGGAATCCGAAGAAATTGTAAAAAAATTATCATCACTTGAGTACGCTGGAAATATAGATTGTATCGGTGGTATTGTCATCGAAAACAGTGATGGTTCTGTTAGACTGAATTATACTTACGATACAATTCTAAAAAGCGTATATGATCAATCATTAAAACAAATATCTGATATTCTATTCGGGTGA
- a CDS encoding ATP synthase subunit B, translating into MTKEYKTITQISGPLIFLEKTEPVGYGELVQINTEDGSTKRGQVLDTSGDTVVVQVFEGTGGLNDSAGVVFTGETIKLPVSKDMLGRILSGSGEPLDEGPHIVPDKRLDINGAAMNPYSRRPPEEFIQTGISTIDGTNTLVRGQKLPIFSGSGLPHNEIALQIARQSTVLGSEEEFAVVFAAMGITHEESQTFMDDFEKTGALERAVVFLNHADDPAVERMITPRMALTAAEYLAYEHDMHVLVILTDMTNYAEALRQMGAAREEVPGRQGYPGYMYTDLASLYERAGVIKGRKGSVTQIPILTMPGDDITHPIPDLSGYITEGQIVVSRELHRKGIYPPINVLPSLSRLMGSGIGEGKTRDDHKKVSDQLYAGYAEGRDLRGLVAIVGKEALSERDRKFLEFADHFEDRFVRQGRDENRSVEDTLNISWDILSELPIKQLTRIDDKIIEKYHPAKQTTSKSEYQPQEQEVSGEQ; encoded by the coding sequence ATGACTAAAGAATACAAAACAATCACCCAAATTTCTGGTCCTTTGATTTTCCTCGAGAAAACCGAACCGGTTGGCTATGGAGAGCTGGTTCAGATTAATACAGAAGATGGTTCCACAAAAAGAGGACAGGTTCTTGATACCTCTGGAGATACAGTGGTTGTACAGGTTTTTGAAGGTACAGGAGGTCTTAATGATTCAGCTGGTGTAGTATTCACCGGTGAAACCATCAAACTTCCAGTATCAAAGGACATGCTTGGAAGAATCCTTTCAGGTTCAGGTGAACCACTGGATGAAGGACCACACATTGTACCGGATAAACGGCTGGATATCAATGGAGCAGCAATGAATCCGTATTCCAGAAGACCTCCTGAAGAATTCATTCAAACAGGTATCTCTACAATAGATGGTACCAATACCCTTGTCAGAGGGCAGAAACTTCCAATTTTCTCTGGTTCAGGACTTCCTCATAATGAAATTGCACTCCAGATTGCAAGACAGTCGACAGTACTGGGTTCTGAAGAAGAATTCGCTGTTGTTTTTGCGGCAATGGGTATTACCCATGAAGAATCTCAGACTTTCATGGATGACTTTGAGAAAACAGGAGCACTTGAAAGGGCAGTAGTATTCCTTAACCATGCTGATGACCCTGCAGTCGAGCGTATGATTACACCAAGAATGGCTCTTACCGCAGCTGAATACCTTGCATATGAGCATGATATGCATGTACTTGTAATCCTTACGGATATGACAAACTATGCAGAAGCACTTCGTCAGATGGGTGCTGCTCGTGAAGAGGTACCTGGTAGACAGGGTTATCCGGGATATATGTATACAGACCTTGCATCTCTCTATGAAAGAGCAGGTGTTATAAAGGGTAGAAAAGGGTCTGTAACCCAGATTCCAATTCTGACCATGCCTGGTGATGATATTACACATCCTATTCCAGACCTTTCTGGATACATTACCGAAGGACAAATTGTGGTTTCAAGAGAACTCCACAGAAAGGGAATCTATCCACCGATTAATGTATTGCCTTCGCTGTCCCGCTTGATGGGTAGTGGTATAGGAGAAGGTAAAACCAGGGACGACCACAAAAAGGTATCTGACCAGCTCTATGCAGGGTATGCAGAAGGTAGAGACCTTAGAGGTCTTGTAGCTATTGTTGGTAAAGAAGCACTGTCTGAAAGAGATAGAAAGTTCCTTGAATTTGCCGACCATTTTGAAGATCGGTTTGTCAGACAGGGTAGAGATGAAAACAGAAGTGTAGAAGACACTTTGAATATATCATGGGATATTCTTTCCGAGCTTCCGATCAAACAGCTTACAAGAATTGATGATAAAATCATTGAAAAATACCACCCTGCAAAACAGACAACATCAAAGTCTGAATACCAGCCACAAGAACAGGAAGTATCTGGTGAGCAATAA
- the ahaH gene encoding ATP synthase archaeal subunit H, translating to MAKDDVLLKIKEAEQSAEKTVEESVKEKNERISNAKAEADEIIKQAKKDAEESANNSYKSEEEKIRNENAKIIEDGKNEAESIKQKARENEDKAVDYLIKEFERAITNA from the coding sequence ATGGCCAAAGATGACGTCTTATTGAAGATCAAAGAGGCAGAACAAAGTGCGGAGAAAACTGTGGAGGAGAGCGTCAAAGAAAAAAATGAACGCATCTCTAATGCAAAGGCTGAAGCTGATGAAATCATCAAACAGGCCAAAAAGGATGCTGAAGAATCAGCAAACAATTCGTACAAGTCTGAAGAAGAAAAAATACGTAATGAAAATGCAAAGATTATCGAAGATGGTAAAAATGAGGCCGAATCAATTAAACAAAAGGCCCGAGAAAACGAAGATAAAGCTGTTGATTACTTAATCAAAGAGTTCGAGAGGGCAATCACAAATGCTTGA
- a CDS encoding V-type ATP synthase subunit D, whose translation MAVEDVKPTRSELLEIKKKIKLSEDGHKLLKKKRDGLILEFFDILNQAKDVRSELDDAYKDANSKIGIAKSVEGTITVNSTAFSLKDYPKIHLQSNNIMGVVVPKIESSSVRKPINQRGYGILGTSSYIDEATDAYETLVEKIIQAAEMETTMKRLLAEIEKTKRRVNALEFKVIPELKEARDFIKLRLDEMEREGTFRLKKIKKS comes from the coding sequence ATGGCAGTAGAAGATGTAAAACCAACTCGGTCAGAACTTCTTGAAATCAAAAAGAAGATTAAACTTTCAGAAGACGGCCATAAGCTTTTGAAGAAAAAAAGAGATGGTCTTATTCTGGAATTTTTTGATATCCTCAATCAGGCAAAGGACGTACGATCCGAGTTGGATGATGCCTATAAGGATGCCAATAGTAAAATAGGTATAGCTAAATCTGTTGAGGGAACTATTACTGTTAACTCTACTGCCTTCTCTTTAAAGGATTATCCCAAAATCCATCTCCAGAGCAATAATATAATGGGTGTTGTTGTACCAAAGATTGAGTCTTCCAGTGTACGCAAACCCATAAATCAGCGTGGATATGGTATACTGGGAACCAGTTCTTATATAGATGAGGCAACAGATGCCTATGAAACACTGGTTGAAAAGATAATTCAGGCTGCAGAGATGGAAACCACCATGAAAAGGCTTCTTGCAGAGATTGAAAAAACCAAACGCCGTGTCAATGCTTTAGAGTTCAAGGTAATACCTGAACTAAAAGAAGCCCGTGATTTCATCAAACTGCGTCTTGATGAAATGGAAAGAGAAGGCACATTCAGGCTCAAAAAGATTAAAAAATCCTGA
- a CDS encoding V-type ATP synthase subunit I, with protein MLEPKPMSRVLIVGHKNIMKDTVETLHNLNVYHIEDYNEEEPGLEIGKPFESAEDISKKLVKIRSLSNYLGVKGDESVSEDADKVWSNLDDRLNELDSKITEKTEERSELESKLKDIENLKKDLQPLSNIPLDLDLYRGYENISVFAGTVKENIDSLETDISGITNLYEIWKDPEWNAIALFVYKDYVGQVSKILSDYSFKELRIPEKSGVPKDILSKFEGDKQSIEEKIESIDEEIESIKEQYSNFILASDELLSMEAEKAEAPLKMATSENTFVINGWVPDDEYDTVVQSLDKATNGHAYVSIVESEESDEHEEYSEEEIPPTEYNNSKLTKPLETVMDLYSRPRYKELDPTSLIFIALPLFYGMMLGDVGYALVILAAAFGIKKYVNMESLKPVMNVLIYCQIFSFIFGILYGEVFGISLGTTHAGVPPWSPEPLYELFGVTFESHGHGFLSGLIPGFETIYLFEFPFTNEMVSFPFHRPDAVLTLIVLTAVLGIIQINIGYVLGMVNVYRNHGLMDAILEKGSWIIIELGVVLAALGFLEYLPTTIIGLAVFIIGFAMLFKGEGVKGAVELPSLLSNVLSYARIAAVGLSSIYIAYIVNEIAFVMLSPDTSILLAILSILVFIFGHALNTVLGVIAPGLQALRLQYVEFFTKFYEGGGKKYNPFGRIRKYTE; from the coding sequence ATGCTTGAACCCAAACCAATGAGCCGGGTACTTATAGTAGGCCACAAAAATATAATGAAAGATACAGTGGAAACATTACATAATCTCAATGTATACCACATTGAAGATTATAATGAAGAAGAACCTGGCCTAGAAATTGGTAAGCCCTTTGAGAGTGCTGAAGACATATCTAAAAAGCTTGTAAAAATAAGATCTCTGTCAAATTACCTTGGTGTCAAGGGTGATGAAAGCGTAAGTGAAGACGCTGATAAAGTTTGGAGCAACCTTGATGACAGGTTGAATGAGCTTGATAGTAAAATAACTGAAAAAACAGAGGAAAGGAGTGAACTGGAAAGCAAATTAAAAGATATTGAAAATCTTAAGAAAGATTTGCAACCGCTTTCCAATATACCTCTTGACCTTGACCTGTATAGAGGATATGAGAATATATCGGTTTTTGCAGGCACTGTTAAAGAAAATATAGACAGCCTTGAAACCGATATTTCAGGTATAACAAATCTATATGAAATTTGGAAAGATCCAGAGTGGAATGCTATAGCATTATTTGTATACAAAGATTATGTAGGCCAGGTTTCAAAAATACTGTCCGATTATTCGTTCAAAGAGCTCAGAATACCTGAAAAGAGTGGTGTTCCAAAGGATATACTGTCAAAATTTGAAGGGGATAAACAATCAATTGAAGAAAAGATTGAGTCCATTGATGAAGAAATTGAATCCATTAAGGAACAGTATTCCAATTTTATACTTGCAAGTGATGAATTACTCTCAATGGAGGCTGAAAAGGCTGAAGCACCACTGAAAATGGCTACTTCTGAGAACACATTCGTAATTAACGGGTGGGTTCCAGATGATGAGTATGATACAGTGGTTCAATCCCTTGATAAAGCTACCAATGGCCATGCTTATGTTTCCATTGTGGAGTCTGAAGAATCTGACGAACATGAAGAGTATTCTGAAGAAGAAATTCCACCAACTGAATACAATAATTCTAAACTTACAAAACCGTTAGAAACAGTAATGGACCTGTATTCGCGTCCACGATACAAAGAACTTGACCCCACAAGCTTGATATTTATAGCATTACCCCTGTTCTATGGGATGATGCTTGGTGATGTGGGATATGCACTCGTAATCCTTGCTGCTGCTTTCGGTATCAAGAAATATGTTAATATGGAATCACTGAAACCTGTGATGAACGTATTAATTTATTGTCAAATATTTAGTTTCATATTTGGTATTCTCTATGGAGAAGTCTTTGGTATTTCACTGGGTACTACCCATGCAGGAGTGCCGCCTTGGTCACCAGAACCGCTTTATGAGTTGTTTGGTGTGACCTTTGAAAGCCATGGGCATGGTTTCCTGTCGGGATTAATCCCAGGGTTTGAAACAATCTATCTGTTTGAATTCCCATTTACCAATGAAATGGTGTCTTTCCCCTTCCATAGACCTGATGCGGTATTGACACTAATTGTATTGACAGCTGTATTGGGTATAATTCAAATAAACATTGGTTATGTACTTGGCATGGTCAATGTATACAGAAACCATGGTTTGATGGACGCTATACTTGAGAAAGGTAGTTGGATAATAATTGAATTAGGAGTGGTCCTTGCGGCACTTGGATTCCTTGAATATTTGCCTACAACAATAATAGGCCTTGCTGTGTTCATAATCGGCTTTGCAATGCTTTTCAAGGGAGAAGGTGTTAAAGGGGCAGTAGAACTCCCTTCGCTCCTCAGCAATGTACTGTCTTACGCTCGTATTGCCGCAGTAGGACTTTCATCAATCTATATAGCTTATATTGTCAACGAGATAGCATTTGTAATGCTAAGTCCCGATACATCTATATTGTTGGCAATTCTTTCAATACTCGTATTTATATTCGGACATGCTCTTAATACAGTACTGGGTGTCATAGCCCCCGGTTTGCAGGCACTCAGGTTGCAGTATGTCGAATTCTTTACAAAATTCTATGAAGGCGGGGGCAAAAAATACAATCCATTTGGACGTATAAGAAAATATACAGAGTAA
- a CDS encoding ATP synthase subunit A: MEVKGEIYRVSGPVVIATGIRPKMYDVVKVGHEGLMGEVIKIEGDKSTIQVYEDTSGIKPGEPVENTGLPLSVELGPGLLESIYDGIQRPLQVLQDKMGDFIARGATANGIDREKQWEFKPIVDKGDKVEPGDIIGVVQETPNLEHQIMVPPNMQGGTVSDIYSGKFTVDETVCVLSNGKELSMLQKWPVRTPRPTKRKLKPDKPLLTGQRILDGMFPVAKGGTAAIPGPFGSGKTVTQQQLAKWSDTDIVVYVGCGERGNEMADVLDEFPELEDPKAGRPLMERTVLIANTSNMPVAAREASVYTGITISEYYRDMGYDVALMADSTSRWAEAMREISSRLEEMPGEEGYPAYLAARLSEFYERAGYVKSNSGYDGSITVIGAVSPPGGDFSEPVTQNTLRIVKVFWALDAKLSQRRHFPAINWLTSYSLYTESLSDWLSENVASDWIDLRNYAMDILEEESELQEIVQLVGSDALPESQQLKLEVARMFREYFLQQNAFHEIDRYCPFYKQYKLVQAIHKFSETANSKLEAGYSINDIMAMESKDELAKVRYEEDFDGALNKVLSKMDDEFSQIGG, translated from the coding sequence GTGGAAGTAAAAGGTGAAATTTATCGTGTCTCAGGACCTGTAGTTATAGCCACAGGTATTAGACCAAAAATGTATGACGTGGTGAAAGTCGGCCACGAAGGATTAATGGGCGAAGTAATTAAAATTGAAGGTGATAAATCAACAATTCAGGTATATGAAGATACATCCGGTATAAAACCCGGAGAACCTGTTGAAAATACAGGATTACCTTTATCAGTTGAACTCGGACCAGGATTGCTGGAAAGCATTTATGATGGTATCCAGAGACCCCTTCAGGTACTCCAAGATAAAATGGGGGATTTCATTGCAAGAGGTGCTACCGCTAACGGTATTGACCGTGAAAAACAGTGGGAATTTAAACCCATTGTTGACAAAGGCGACAAGGTAGAGCCTGGAGATATAATTGGAGTTGTTCAGGAAACTCCAAATCTTGAGCATCAGATCATGGTACCTCCTAATATGCAGGGTGGTACTGTCAGTGATATCTATAGTGGAAAATTCACTGTAGATGAAACTGTCTGTGTACTATCAAATGGAAAAGAGCTTTCCATGCTGCAAAAATGGCCGGTAAGAACTCCCCGTCCAACAAAAAGAAAACTCAAACCAGACAAACCACTGTTGACCGGTCAGAGGATTCTTGACGGAATGTTTCCTGTAGCAAAAGGAGGAACAGCCGCTATTCCAGGACCATTTGGGTCTGGAAAAACAGTCACTCAGCAGCAGCTTGCAAAATGGAGTGATACCGATATTGTTGTATATGTCGGCTGTGGAGAACGTGGTAACGAAATGGCAGACGTTCTTGATGAATTTCCAGAACTCGAAGATCCAAAAGCTGGGCGTCCTCTGATGGAACGTACTGTACTCATAGCAAATACCTCCAACATGCCAGTTGCTGCACGAGAAGCATCTGTTTATACAGGAATTACTATTTCTGAATATTACAGAGATATGGGATATGATGTAGCATTAATGGCTGACTCTACTTCACGATGGGCAGAAGCAATGAGAGAAATTTCATCCCGTCTTGAAGAAATGCCTGGTGAGGAAGGTTATCCAGCATATCTGGCTGCAAGACTGTCCGAATTCTATGAAAGAGCAGGATATGTAAAATCCAATTCTGGTTACGATGGTTCTATTACAGTGATAGGAGCAGTATCACCACCTGGAGGAGATTTCTCTGAACCTGTAACTCAGAACACATTACGTATTGTGAAGGTTTTCTGGGCACTTGATGCCAAATTGTCTCAGAGGCGCCACTTCCCTGCAATCAACTGGCTTACAAGTTACAGTCTTTATACAGAAAGTTTGTCTGATTGGCTTTCAGAGAATGTGGCATCAGACTGGATAGATCTCAGAAATTATGCAATGGATATTCTTGAGGAAGAATCAGAACTACAGGAAATTGTACAGCTTGTGGGATCTGATGCACTTCCCGAGAGTCAACAACTAAAACTTGAAGTAGCACGTATGTTCAGGGAATATTTCCTTCAGCAGAATGCATTCCATGAAATCGATAGATATTGTCCGTTCTACAAACAGTATAAGTTAGTTCAGGCAATTCACAAGTTCTCTGAAACAGCAAATTCAAAACTTGAAGCCGGGTATTCAATAAATGATATCATGGCTATGGAATCAAAGGATGAACTTGCAAAAGTAAGATATGAAGAAGATTTCGATGGTGCACTCAACAAAGTATTATCCAAGATGGATGATGAATTCTCACAGATTGGAGGATAA